The Fluviicola sp. genome contains a region encoding:
- the rny gene encoding ribonuclease Y: protein MVNLIIGALIGLIGGGVATFIIQNTMLKKRKEQILKEADLEGEAMKKEKILQAKERFLKLKEEHEENVKERERRMQSTEDRVKSKEKSLTQKIEEVSRKEKDTDRMQAELASKIEANEIRHQELDKMHQKRVAELTKITGMSIEEAKNLLMESLKDEARTSAMAHIKEITEEAKLNANREAKRIVIQTIQRVASEQAVENAVSVFNIDSDEVKGRIIGREGRNIRALEAATGVEIIVDDTPEAIILSCFDPVRREIARLALHQLVSDGRIHPARIEEVVAKTKKSLEEEIAETGRRTCIDLGIHGLHPELIRMVGRMKYRSSYGQNLLQHSREVANLCAIMASELGLNVKVAKRAGLLHDIGKVPDEEPELPHAILGMKLAEKYGEKPDVLNAIGAHHDEIEMTSLISPIVQICDSISGARPGARREVVESYIKRIKDLENLALSYDGVNSAYAIQAGRELRVLVESEKVTDLRADELSFAISQKIQTEMTYPGQVKVTVIREKRSVNYAK from the coding sequence ATGGTAAATTTAATTATTGGAGCATTGATCGGGTTAATAGGAGGTGGTGTCGCTACCTTCATTATCCAGAATACGATGCTTAAAAAAAGAAAAGAACAAATCTTGAAAGAGGCTGATCTGGAAGGAGAAGCAATGAAAAAAGAGAAAATTCTTCAGGCAAAAGAGCGCTTTCTGAAATTGAAAGAAGAGCATGAAGAAAACGTGAAAGAACGTGAAAGACGTATGCAGTCTACTGAAGACAGAGTGAAAAGCAAAGAAAAATCGCTGACTCAGAAAATCGAAGAAGTTTCCCGCAAGGAAAAAGATACCGATCGCATGCAGGCAGAATTGGCAAGCAAGATCGAAGCAAACGAAATCCGTCACCAGGAATTGGACAAAATGCACCAGAAACGGGTGGCTGAGCTGACAAAGATCACCGGAATGTCGATCGAGGAAGCGAAGAACTTATTGATGGAATCCCTGAAAGACGAAGCGCGTACTTCCGCAATGGCGCACATCAAGGAAATCACCGAAGAAGCAAAATTGAATGCGAACCGTGAAGCAAAACGGATCGTGATTCAGACCATTCAGCGAGTAGCTTCCGAGCAGGCCGTTGAAAATGCCGTTTCGGTATTCAACATTGATTCGGATGAGGTAAAAGGACGTATCATCGGTCGCGAAGGTCGGAATATCCGCGCGTTGGAAGCAGCTACCGGAGTGGAGATCATTGTAGACGATACACCGGAAGCAATCATCCTTTCCTGTTTCGACCCGGTTCGAAGAGAGATCGCCCGTTTGGCATTGCACCAATTGGTTTCCGACGGACGTATTCACCCTGCACGTATCGAAGAAGTAGTGGCGAAGACCAAGAAATCGCTGGAAGAAGAAATCGCTGAAACAGGAAGAAGAACCTGCATCGATTTGGGAATCCACGGATTGCACCCGGAATTGATCCGCATGGTTGGGCGTATGAAATACCGTTCCTCTTACGGACAGAACTTGTTGCAGCACAGCCGTGAAGTAGCGAACTTGTGTGCGATCATGGCTTCCGAGCTGGGATTGAATGTAAAAGTGGCGAAACGCGCAGGATTGTTACACGATATCGGTAAAGTTCCGGATGAAGAACCGGAATTGCCGCACGCGATCCTGGGTATGAAGCTGGCAGAAAAATACGGCGAAAAACCGGATGTATTGAATGCTATCGGAGCTCACCACGACGAAATTGAAATGACATCTTTGATCTCACCGATTGTTCAGATTTGTGACTCCATTTCCGGAGCACGTCCGGGAGCACGTCGTGAGGTGGTTGAATCATACATCAAGCGAATCAAAGACCTGGAGAATCTGGCCTTGTCTTATGACGGAGTCAATTCCGCTTATGCAATCCAGGCAGGCCGCGAGTTGCGTGTATTGGTTGAAAGTGAAAAAGTAACCGATTTGCGTGCGGATGAATTATCCTTTGCGATTTCTCAGAAAATTCAAACGGAAATGACTTATCCGGGACAGGTAAAAGTGACCGTGATCCGTGAAAAACGTTCCGTGAACTACGCGAAGTAA
- a CDS encoding cell division protein ZapA: MSKVSLKVVVAGRTYPLTVQETEVEKVQRAADDINKAIKQLQDNFAVRDMQDLLAMTALQLSTRGSKAPAAAGSAPQADFSEATAALKALSDDLDALN; the protein is encoded by the coding sequence ATGAGTAAGGTGTCTTTGAAAGTAGTGGTTGCCGGTCGTACGTACCCTTTAACTGTCCAGGAAACGGAAGTTGAAAAGGTGCAGCGTGCTGCTGACGATATCAATAAAGCGATCAAACAACTACAGGACAACTTTGCTGTGCGCGATATGCAAGACTTATTGGCGATGACCGCCTTACAATTGTCTACCAGAGGAAGTAAAGCACCGGCAGCCGCAGGTAGTGCTCCTCAAGCTGATTTCTCTGAAGCAACTGCTGCATTGAAAGCACTTTCTGATGATTTGGATGCATTGAATTAA
- a CDS encoding O-antigen ligase family protein yields the protein MKKLIPTLEKAQNWFPALLIFIFCFAPKPSSIVIILWLINNLVLWSQKAVKFQWNKIFSAITGLYLIFVIGSFFTHDPGIAGGILSKKLSLLVFPLIFALQNPRSFDLKPFVVAFLAGLIVVITLGFVHSYQFYLETEYLNGSFTGSVFSYIHHPTYLAVLLTMSIFFFRIAIWEQWKGFNTWTLLVWIAFISFIQFIIFSFAGVLFHFAVLAYLVVSYLKKKLPAMAFLVVLAIIASLPFVAYFGVTRVKDEVNNTLTDLKIYLSDPDHIYEQAKLAPHGNNIRILMWTTSFQQFSEHPMGTGTGNFDEVMGARLRAKGLDEIAKVEYNSHNQFLQLAVEVGIFGLLCFVMLLFLVFRMGIRYRNELLVWIGLNLVFNGFFESMLQQQSGIVFYVLTICIGILLVRKKHPLRTAS from the coding sequence ATGAAAAAGCTCATTCCGACTCTCGAAAAAGCGCAGAACTGGTTTCCGGCACTGCTGATATTCATTTTTTGCTTTGCCCCGAAACCGTCTTCGATCGTCATCATCCTGTGGTTGATCAATAACCTGGTTTTATGGTCGCAAAAAGCCGTGAAGTTTCAATGGAACAAGATCTTTTCTGCTATCACCGGCTTGTACCTGATATTCGTTATCGGATCATTCTTCACACACGATCCGGGTATTGCAGGTGGAATTTTGAGTAAAAAACTATCCTTACTTGTTTTCCCGTTGATATTCGCCTTGCAGAATCCAAGGTCGTTTGACCTAAAACCGTTTGTAGTTGCATTTCTCGCCGGATTAATCGTCGTTATCACACTTGGCTTTGTACACAGTTATCAATTCTACCTCGAAACAGAGTACCTGAACGGAAGTTTTACCGGTTCGGTCTTTTCCTACATTCACCATCCGACTTATTTGGCGGTATTGCTGACCATGTCAATTTTCTTTTTCAGGATCGCCATCTGGGAACAATGGAAAGGATTCAATACCTGGACGCTGCTGGTTTGGATCGCATTTATCAGCTTCATCCAGTTCATCATTTTTTCATTTGCCGGCGTATTGTTCCATTTTGCGGTTTTGGCTTACCTGGTGGTGAGCTACCTGAAGAAAAAACTTCCCGCAATGGCGTTTTTGGTTGTTTTGGCCATCATTGCATCGCTTCCGTTTGTAGCTTATTTCGGGGTAACGCGCGTAAAGGATGAAGTGAATAACACCCTGACGGATTTGAAAATCTACTTGTCCGATCCCGACCATATTTACGAGCAAGCCAAGCTGGCACCTCACGGAAACAACATCCGCATTTTGATGTGGACGACTTCCTTTCAGCAGTTTTCCGAACACCCGATGGGAACCGGAACCGGGAATTTTGACGAAGTTATGGGTGCGCGTTTGCGGGCGAAAGGATTGGACGAAATAGCCAAAGTCGAATACAATTCACACAACCAGTTCCTTCAGCTTGCCGTAGAAGTAGGAATTTTCGGCTTGCTTTGTTTTGTGATGCTTTTGTTCCTGGTTTTCCGCATGGGAATCCGTTACCGGAACGAACTCCTCGTCTGGATAGGTTTGAACCTCGTTTTTAACGGCTTCTTTGAATCGATGCTTCAGCAGCAAAGTGGTATTGTTTTTTACGTACTCACGATTTGTATCGGGATACTTTTGGTCCGTAAAAAACACCCTTTAAGAACCGCGTCCTAA
- a CDS encoding transferase produces MIKVAIIGGGGHARVLSEVISHNPELRLVGCFDDSLERGTELWDGVKVLGAVNELGKIPDPVDAYIIGIGNNAVRKKIVGQYPDLNWISLVHPRAIISPSAEIGKGSVVLAGAVVSTNAKIGTQVIVNANVTVDHDTKIGDYVHLSIGSLVGSNSIIEESCLIGIGQIVPSFSTITE; encoded by the coding sequence ATGATTAAAGTTGCAATAATAGGTGGTGGCGGACATGCCCGTGTTTTGTCGGAGGTTATTTCACATAATCCCGAATTGCGTTTGGTGGGCTGTTTTGATGATTCACTGGAACGCGGTACTGAGTTGTGGGACGGTGTCAAAGTGTTGGGCGCTGTTAACGAACTTGGAAAAATTCCCGATCCGGTAGATGCATATATTATAGGAATAGGGAACAACGCGGTCCGGAAAAAGATTGTCGGTCAATACCCGGATCTGAACTGGATAAGTTTGGTGCATCCGCGTGCGATCATCAGTCCGAGTGCTGAGATCGGGAAAGGTTCGGTAGTTTTGGCCGGAGCAGTTGTCAGTACAAATGCGAAGATAGGAACCCAGGTCATTGTGAATGCAAACGTGACGGTGGATCACGATACCAAAATCGGTGATTACGTGCATTTATCCATCGGAAGCCTGGTTGGAAGCAACAGCATCATTGAAGAATCCTGCCTGATCGGGATCGGTCAGATCGTTCCATCATTTTCGACCATCACCGAATGA
- a CDS encoding glycosyltransferase, with protein MRICYFADSESIHTERWCKHFQSLGHDIHLITYKSKQIEGIKTYSVNMGTLDVSGGNWRVLLRFRQVRKLLKEIKPDVFHALYATSYGITGALCGFHPYIISSLGSDILISPKNSRIYRILLKFAFKRADLIMVMADHMIPPAKELGAKESKIVALPFGIDQQIFNSENRSVPEDEFVITCTRNFEPIYNMPHLLKALQKVVAEIPNIRVNLIGSGSQKEELMRMTEEFGLASRVHFLGKIPQREIADYLNKSHVFVSLSLSDGNNISLNEAMACGTWNIVTDIPANHQWIKDGENGFFVQIDDVDGLANLIVRSRNEYHELMEKAVVLNDQLLREKGIWQINMQKAEKWYLQLIND; from the coding sequence ATGAGAATTTGCTACTTTGCAGATAGTGAAAGTATTCATACGGAACGATGGTGTAAACATTTCCAGTCGCTCGGTCATGACATACATTTGATTACCTACAAATCCAAACAGATTGAAGGAATCAAAACTTATTCTGTAAATATGGGTACACTGGATGTTTCCGGGGGAAACTGGCGGGTTTTGCTTCGTTTCCGACAAGTTCGCAAATTACTCAAAGAGATCAAACCGGATGTTTTTCACGCACTGTACGCTACCAGTTACGGAATTACCGGGGCACTGTGCGGTTTTCATCCTTACATTATTTCGTCATTAGGCTCTGACATCCTGATCAGTCCAAAAAACTCACGGATTTACAGAATACTCCTGAAGTTTGCATTTAAGCGGGCAGATCTCATCATGGTAATGGCAGATCACATGATTCCGCCGGCTAAGGAGCTTGGAGCGAAAGAAAGTAAGATTGTGGCACTTCCGTTCGGAATTGATCAGCAAATTTTTAATTCGGAGAACCGGAGCGTACCGGAAGATGAATTTGTAATTACCTGCACGCGCAATTTCGAACCGATCTATAACATGCCGCATTTGCTGAAAGCATTGCAAAAAGTAGTGGCTGAAATTCCCAATATCCGGGTAAACCTGATTGGTTCCGGAAGTCAGAAAGAAGAACTGATGCGCATGACCGAAGAATTTGGACTGGCATCACGGGTTCATTTCCTGGGGAAAATTCCACAACGTGAAATAGCAGATTATCTGAATAAGAGCCACGTATTCGTGAGTTTGTCGCTTTCCGACGGGAACAATATTTCACTCAACGAAGCCATGGCTTGCGGCACCTGGAACATAGTCACCGACATTCCTGCCAATCACCAGTGGATTAAAGACGGGGAGAACGGTTTCTTCGTCCAGATCGATGATGTGGATGGTTTGGCGAATCTGATTGTGAGAAGCAGGAACGAATATCACGAGTTGATGGAAAAAGCAGTTGTTTTGAACGATCAGTTACTTCGTGAAAAAGGAATCTGGCAGATCAACATGCAGAAAGCAGAAAAATGGTATCTTCAACTCATCAATGATTAA
- a CDS encoding NAD(P)-dependent oxidoreductase — MQGKEKILITGASGFIGKSLLKKIDFDRYDVAILTRNPQKFGPGERFRVVEGDLSDQESLNRALSGITVLINLAAEVRNPDKLEETNIGGTERLIAAIREAGTVKQVIHLSSVGVVGMNYSLDPTVVNEQFPAHPKNEYERTKLISEKLFLSFFKETPGLHWSVLRPTNVFGAFHPFDALLNLMQHVRNGKRILYTRSAKVNYVYVEDLTAFILNRLEATGNGIYNVGNSMDLKAFLDDIAHELGTSLNATRLPKWAVKLFVGLKIRKLDSVSNEVVYSDKALRAHFQYPFGVKEGIRQTIDYYKHLNKL, encoded by the coding sequence ATGCAGGGTAAGGAAAAAATACTGATCACCGGGGCAAGCGGGTTTATCGGGAAAAGTTTGTTGAAAAAGATAGATTTTGACCGGTATGATGTGGCCATTTTGACGCGAAATCCGCAAAAATTCGGACCCGGAGAACGATTTCGCGTAGTGGAAGGAGATCTTTCTGACCAGGAATCGCTGAATCGTGCACTTTCCGGTATAACAGTATTGATTAACCTGGCGGCAGAAGTCAGAAATCCCGACAAACTCGAAGAAACAAACATCGGAGGAACCGAACGGCTGATTGCAGCAATCCGCGAAGCCGGAACGGTAAAACAGGTGATTCACTTAAGCAGTGTTGGTGTGGTGGGAATGAACTACAGCCTGGATCCAACGGTTGTGAATGAACAATTCCCGGCGCATCCCAAAAATGAATACGAACGTACGAAGCTGATTTCCGAGAAACTATTTCTGTCTTTTTTCAAGGAAACTCCCGGTTTGCACTGGTCAGTATTAAGACCGACGAATGTGTTCGGAGCTTTCCATCCTTTTGATGCGCTTTTGAACCTCATGCAACATGTACGCAACGGAAAAAGAATCCTGTATACCCGCAGTGCGAAGGTGAATTACGTGTACGTGGAAGACTTGACAGCATTTATTTTAAACCGGCTTGAAGCAACCGGAAATGGTATTTACAACGTGGGGAATTCCATGGATTTGAAAGCTTTCCTGGATGATATCGCCCATGAATTGGGAACTTCTCTGAACGCAACCCGCTTACCGAAATGGGCCGTAAAACTGTTTGTTGGTCTAAAAATCCGTAAATTGGATTCCGTAAGTAATGAAGTTGTTTATTCGGATAAGGCTCTCCGGGCTCATTTTCAATATCCTTTCGGCGTGAAAGAAGGAATCCGCCAAACAATTGACTATTACAAACATTTAAATAAGCTTTGA
- a CDS encoding DUF3467 domain-containing protein encodes MEKNDNQINIELNEELAEGVYSNLAIITHSQSEFVVDFIQMMPGMPKAKVRSRVVMSPQNAKRLMRALAENVQKYEQVNGVINDIDTPPFPPMNFGGTTNQA; translated from the coding sequence ATGGAAAAGAACGACAATCAGATCAACATTGAGCTAAACGAAGAATTGGCAGAAGGTGTTTATTCCAATTTGGCAATTATCACGCATTCACAATCCGAATTTGTGGTGGATTTTATTCAAATGATGCCGGGAATGCCGAAAGCAAAAGTGCGCTCAAGAGTAGTGATGTCTCCGCAGAATGCAAAACGCTTGATGCGTGCATTGGCTGAGAATGTCCAAAAATATGAGCAGGTGAACGGAGTCATTAATGACATTGATACACCTCCGTTTCCACCCATGAATTTTGGCGGAACAACAAACCAGGCTTAA
- a CDS encoding DMT family transporter, which yields MEEKQSSQSLLTILMVCSMIIWGISWPANKVLTSFGSPVALGVFRYAFVIVSLLLLLIPLKTKFIISRKGIPFMVCAGILMATYNYTFLAGLKNGSPGAGGILVTTLNPVMAYGLGMLIDWKRPTRNEFIGLLFGITAGLSLLKVWGNDDIFATPGNLYFLLSALIWAVMSKFTSKSAKYGSPFAFTWWMYVVTLACLVPFVNFTEIGQLIQETDMRFWGNVLFSSVITVTLATTTYFFATSKIGAEKASSFIFIVPFSAALFSFAILGEKLEIHTIIGGLLGIAAVYMINRK from the coding sequence ATGGAAGAAAAACAGAGTTCTCAATCGCTACTGACCATCCTGATGGTTTGCAGTATGATCATTTGGGGAATCAGCTGGCCGGCAAATAAGGTATTAACCTCCTTCGGAAGTCCTGTTGCCTTGGGTGTTTTTCGTTACGCTTTTGTTATCGTCAGCCTGTTGCTTCTGTTAATTCCCTTAAAAACGAAATTTATCATTTCCCGGAAAGGAATTCCTTTTATGGTTTGTGCCGGAATTCTTATGGCAACTTACAATTACACCTTCCTGGCCGGATTAAAGAACGGTAGCCCGGGAGCAGGCGGAATTTTGGTAACTACTTTGAACCCGGTAATGGCTTACGGACTGGGCATGCTCATCGACTGGAAAAGGCCCACCAGGAATGAATTCATCGGATTATTGTTCGGGATAACAGCCGGGTTAAGCCTTTTAAAAGTTTGGGGAAATGACGATATCTTTGCCACACCCGGCAATCTTTACTTCCTGCTAAGTGCCCTGATTTGGGCAGTTATGAGCAAATTTACATCGAAATCTGCGAAATACGGTTCTCCCTTCGCTTTCACCTGGTGGATGTACGTGGTAACACTGGCTTGCCTGGTTCCTTTCGTAAACTTTACAGAAATCGGTCAATTAATCCAGGAAACGGATATGCGTTTCTGGGGAAATGTGCTTTTCTCAAGTGTCATTACGGTGACGCTGGCTACCACCACATACTTTTTCGCGACTTCTAAAATCGGGGCTGAAAAGGCCAGCAGTTTTATCTTTATTGTACCTTTCAGTGCTGCGCTGTTTTCTTTTGCCATCCTGGGCGAAAAGCTGGAAATCCATACGATTATCGGCGGGTTGCTGGGTATCGCGGCCGTTTATATGATCAACCGGAAGTAA
- a CDS encoding outer membrane beta-barrel protein → MKKITLIGALILGTTVYGQKGSWYLGGSAGASMGNTTNGGLSQKRATWNVSPEVGTFLTDHIQLGFGIGYAGSSVSNKDQTKTKSYGLGGSIHSRYLFGKNNFKPFLGIGVSYNAGRSSTATYWGPENGYIVFPNDSYNQQTLNASLTAGFFYDLSPRFSVFGSMNVLGYNEMHYGGSVFRDLGFNASTLASRFSIGLYYTFKKGKSAE, encoded by the coding sequence ATGAAAAAAATCACCTTAATCGGTGCCTTGATCTTAGGCACAACCGTTTACGGACAAAAAGGATCCTGGTATCTGGGAGGAAGTGCAGGTGCTTCTATGGGAAATACCACAAACGGAGGTTTGTCTCAAAAAAGAGCTACCTGGAATGTTTCCCCGGAAGTTGGAACTTTTTTAACGGATCATATTCAATTGGGGTTTGGAATTGGCTATGCTGGCTCCTCCGTTTCCAACAAAGACCAGACAAAAACCAAATCGTATGGTTTGGGAGGAAGCATCCATTCACGGTACTTATTCGGGAAAAATAACTTCAAGCCGTTTTTAGGGATCGGAGTTTCCTACAATGCCGGCAGATCAAGTACCGCTACCTATTGGGGTCCGGAAAACGGGTACATTGTTTTTCCGAACGATAGTTACAACCAGCAAACGTTGAATGCCAGTTTAACCGCCGGATTTTTCTACGATTTGTCTCCCCGATTCTCCGTATTCGGATCTATGAATGTTCTCGGATATAATGAAATGCATTATGGTGGCTCTGTTTTCCGGGATTTGGGATTTAATGCAAGTACTTTAGCCAGTCGTTTTTCAATCGGATTGTACTACACCTTTAAAAAAGGCAAGTCTGCCGAATAA
- a CDS encoding T9SS type A sorting domain-containing protein gives MKKILFFAFSMLCCSFLDAQTINYQPLHGDYTQYVYQHQHWDGSQNVENFHKTIWSGDTLIGGQHYVRIFQFGVYAGGVREDIPNQRRFFIDLNNQEKEITISPFLTTGALLTDSSVFLNAFRSYIPFIDDYCNTCDTLQVTAVDSILEANGTYSATYHLEVLPQPNISFDYNTYEGLINVNGFEAGEHQICYREDGEQTPPGQETPWTIMCDLGINEAHLLQIELFPNPVSESFNLSGDLGLITDLAIYNISGIFIKQIPLSGINAAISISDLKSGIYLLSANGNQKVLRFQKM, from the coding sequence ATGAAGAAAATTTTATTTTTTGCATTCAGCATGTTATGTTGCTCATTCCTGGATGCTCAGACCATCAATTACCAGCCGCTGCACGGGGACTACACACAATATGTGTATCAGCATCAACATTGGGACGGAAGTCAAAATGTAGAAAACTTTCATAAGACAATCTGGTCCGGAGATACACTCATTGGAGGGCAGCATTATGTGCGCATTTTCCAGTTTGGCGTTTATGCCGGAGGAGTCAGAGAAGATATCCCTAATCAGAGACGTTTTTTTATTGACCTGAACAACCAGGAAAAGGAAATAACCATAAGCCCGTTTCTAACTACCGGGGCATTATTGACAGACAGTTCCGTTTTTTTGAATGCGTTTAGGAGTTATATACCTTTTATAGATGACTATTGTAATACCTGTGATACCTTGCAGGTAACGGCGGTAGACAGTATTCTTGAAGCAAACGGAACATACAGCGCAACCTATCATCTGGAAGTGCTGCCACAGCCAAATATTTCTTTTGATTACAATACGTACGAAGGATTAATAAACGTCAACGGATTTGAAGCCGGCGAACACCAGATTTGTTACCGTGAAGACGGAGAGCAAACTCCTCCGGGACAGGAAACCCCCTGGACAATTATGTGCGATTTGGGAATCAATGAGGCGCATTTGCTTCAGATTGAGTTGTTTCCGAATCCGGTGTCCGAATCGTTTAATCTTTCCGGAGATTTGGGGTTGATAACTGATCTGGCCATTTATAATATTAGCGGAATATTCATCAAACAAATTCCTTTGTCCGGGATAAATGCAGCGATCTCCATCAGTGATTTGAAAAGCGGAATCTATTTGCTTTCAGCGAATGGGAATCAAAAGGTGCTGAGATTCCAAAAAATGTAA